The following proteins are co-located in the Terriglobales bacterium genome:
- a CDS encoding PadR family transcriptional regulator → MKAELLILGVLHRGNFHPYEIKRRLRNAMIECYTDVDVGTLYYAIRQLEKNGLITAVRRERVARGGVRTVYGILASGKRRFEQLLNEQFAAEGSVAQTLYAPMLFLQFSNLPLVADLLRARISRETQAIREIAGIRKQLGSTPATGALHLLKHLELQHRLDRKWLQGVLADVEGGRVRDVADPRRLTLAAAKDPASRGTKFRE, encoded by the coding sequence ATGAAGGCTGAGCTACTGATTCTTGGTGTTTTGCACCGGGGCAATTTCCATCCTTATGAGATCAAGCGCCGGCTGAGAAACGCCATGATCGAGTGCTATACGGACGTAGACGTCGGTACGCTGTATTACGCGATAAGACAACTGGAGAAAAACGGGCTAATTACAGCGGTTCGACGGGAGCGGGTAGCCCGCGGGGGTGTGCGCACGGTTTACGGAATCTTGGCCAGTGGCAAGCGGCGATTTGAGCAACTTCTGAACGAGCAATTCGCCGCCGAGGGATCGGTTGCCCAAACTCTTTATGCCCCCATGCTTTTTCTGCAATTCAGCAACCTGCCCCTGGTCGCGGACTTGCTGCGAGCGAGGATCTCGCGAGAGACCCAGGCAATTCGAGAAATTGCCGGGATTCGGAAGCAACTCGGGTCAACTCCCGCAACCGGTGCACTTCATCTTCTCAAACACCTTGAGCTTCAGCATCGGCTCGACCGCAAGTGGCTTCAGGGGGTGCTAGCCGATGTCGAGGGCGGGCGTGTGCGGGACGTGGCAGACCCCCGGCGACTGACTCTGGCTGCCGCCAAAGACCCGGCCTCGAGAGGAACGAAGTTCCGAGAATGA
- a CDS encoding efflux RND transporter permease subunit has protein sequence MSGFAIRYPYFIIMICLIIAVVGVSTVARMPVDLFPDINIPVVVVATFYSGMPPEQIEANITNPFERFFTLGSGIDHMVSRSLTGVSLIKVYFQPGTDPNAAVNTISNLAMAQLRRLPPGTLPPVVLKFDASSLPVCLITLKGQGLNEIDLHDLGQFTVRNQIANVPGSSVPQPFGGKYRQIQVYVDPVKLEAHQLSLMDVVRTVNDSNLILPAGDVRIGPKDFNIYTNSQLPTTEEIDRLPLKTKGNGQVLVTDVGYAKDADAIQTNIVRVDGQRSVYLPILKQGGNSNTISIVNGIKKALGDLVDVPKTLVTKVVFDQSVFVKTAIENLLHEGGIGLVLTAVMILIFLGSTRATLAVLLSIPLSALAAFLAINAGGGSINTMVLGGLALAFSRLIDNSVVVLENIFRYLEMGERPEIAAEKGGREVALPVLAATITTAIVFFPVVFLYGVSRFLFTALALAVVLSLFASYMVAMTVVPLFCARFIRLHEADKGQGHDVRKSWFERLVHEFNSRYNRMLMRYDIAVRKSLIRPVATILGVVGIFVFSLGLYPLLGVSFFPRTDPGQFVINIKAPSGTRIELTNQYIKRVEQDIRQVVSPQDLGMIVSNIGITPDFSAIYTSNSAQHTAFVQVSLKEGHKIGSYEYMNRVRRKLADDVPELATYFQSGGLVDAVVNLGLPAPIDIQVSGNDLNEAYKTASEIAQKLRGVKGVSDVLIPQDLDYPGIQLNINREMAGRLGLTSKEVVNNVITALTSNAMIAPSYWVDPKSGNNYFLTVQYPETQVKSLIDLKQIPLRAGTNVNPTDLEAVSDVKVINTPTEVDHYQLRRVIDVYVAPASEDLGGLANRVEKVVAGVKPPENVRVTLRGSVEGMRASFRSFAIGLLLSIILVYLVLMAQFASFVDPFIILLAIPPGITGVIVFLFITRTTMNVMSLMGVVMMTGIVVSNSILIVEFTREQRKHGMPIREAVATACRIRLRPVLMTSLATILGLIPMALALGAGSEQYAPLARSIIGGLTVSVVITVFLVPAAYLLIHRKEEPSAQPQA, from the coding sequence ATGTCAGGATTTGCCATTCGCTACCCCTACTTCATCATCATGATCTGCCTGATCATCGCTGTGGTGGGTGTGTCCACGGTGGCGCGCATGCCGGTGGATTTGTTTCCCGATATCAATATCCCAGTCGTGGTCGTGGCAACTTTCTATTCCGGAATGCCGCCGGAGCAGATTGAAGCCAACATTACCAACCCTTTTGAACGATTCTTTACCCTGGGAAGCGGAATTGACCACATGGTATCGCGTTCGCTCACCGGTGTGAGCCTGATCAAGGTTTACTTCCAGCCGGGGACCGATCCCAACGCTGCGGTCAACACGATTTCAAACTTGGCAATGGCGCAGTTGCGTCGTCTGCCGCCTGGAACCCTTCCTCCTGTTGTGCTTAAGTTCGACGCCTCCAGCCTTCCAGTGTGCCTGATCACCTTGAAGGGTCAGGGGCTGAACGAAATTGATCTTCACGACCTGGGCCAGTTCACGGTTCGCAACCAGATTGCTAATGTGCCGGGCTCATCCGTGCCCCAGCCCTTCGGAGGAAAATATCGCCAGATCCAGGTTTACGTCGATCCGGTGAAGTTGGAAGCTCACCAGCTCAGCCTCATGGACGTGGTGCGCACCGTTAACGACTCAAACCTCATCCTGCCTGCGGGCGATGTGCGCATTGGCCCCAAAGACTTCAACATCTATACCAACAGCCAGCTTCCTACCACGGAGGAAATCGATCGCCTTCCTCTGAAGACCAAGGGCAACGGCCAGGTACTCGTAACTGACGTGGGCTATGCCAAGGATGCGGATGCCATCCAGACCAATATTGTTCGGGTGGACGGACAGCGCTCCGTGTATCTCCCCATCTTGAAGCAGGGCGGCAACAGCAACACCATTTCGATTGTGAATGGAATCAAGAAAGCGCTCGGCGACCTGGTGGACGTCCCCAAGACTCTGGTCACCAAAGTGGTTTTTGACCAGTCGGTTTTCGTGAAGACCGCAATCGAGAACCTGCTGCATGAGGGTGGAATCGGTCTAGTGCTGACGGCAGTGATGATTCTGATCTTCCTGGGCAGCACCCGTGCCACGCTCGCGGTCTTGTTGTCGATTCCGCTGTCCGCCCTGGCTGCCTTTCTGGCTATCAATGCTGGAGGCGGGTCTATCAACACCATGGTGCTGGGCGGTCTGGCGCTGGCTTTTTCCCGCTTGATCGATAACTCGGTGGTGGTTCTCGAGAATATCTTCCGCTATCTCGAGATGGGCGAGCGGCCGGAGATCGCAGCTGAAAAGGGCGGGCGCGAAGTGGCTCTGCCGGTGCTCGCAGCCACTATCACTACCGCGATTGTTTTCTTCCCCGTTGTTTTCCTCTACGGCGTCAGCCGATTCCTGTTCACGGCATTGGCACTGGCAGTCGTGCTTTCCCTGTTTGCTTCCTACATGGTTGCCATGACCGTGGTGCCGCTGTTCTGCGCCCGTTTCATACGGCTCCACGAGGCGGACAAAGGACAAGGCCACGACGTTCGCAAATCCTGGTTTGAACGACTTGTCCACGAATTCAACTCCCGCTACAACCGCATGCTCATGCGCTACGACATCGCGGTGCGCAAGAGCCTGATCCGCCCCGTAGCAACCATCCTCGGTGTGGTCGGGATTTTTGTTTTCAGTCTCGGTCTCTACCCGCTCCTGGGCGTGTCATTTTTTCCGCGGACCGATCCTGGACAATTCGTCATCAATATCAAGGCTCCCAGCGGAACACGTATCGAGCTCACCAATCAGTACATCAAGCGAGTGGAGCAGGATATCCGGCAAGTGGTGTCTCCGCAGGATTTGGGGATGATCGTTTCCAACATCGGTATTACGCCGGACTTTTCTGCCATTTACACGAGTAATTCCGCGCAGCACACCGCCTTCGTGCAAGTGAGCCTGAAGGAAGGCCACAAGATCGGCAGCTACGAATACATGAATCGCGTGCGCCGCAAGCTGGCTGACGATGTTCCCGAGCTGGCCACCTATTTCCAGTCCGGAGGGCTTGTGGACGCGGTGGTGAATCTTGGTCTACCTGCGCCCATCGACATCCAGGTAAGCGGCAACGATCTGAACGAAGCGTACAAAACCGCGTCGGAAATCGCTCAGAAGCTCCGCGGCGTGAAAGGGGTCAGTGACGTGCTGATTCCCCAGGACCTGGACTATCCCGGTATTCAACTCAACATCAACCGAGAAATGGCGGGACGCCTGGGACTCACCTCAAAAGAAGTTGTGAACAACGTCATCACCGCACTGACCTCCAATGCCATGATCGCGCCCAGCTACTGGGTCGATCCCAAGAGCGGTAACAACTACTTCCTGACGGTGCAATATCCCGAAACCCAAGTGAAATCGCTTATCGACCTCAAGCAGATCCCACTGCGTGCCGGCACTAATGTGAATCCCACGGATCTGGAAGCGGTCAGCGACGTGAAGGTCATCAATACTCCGACCGAAGTAGACCACTATCAGCTCCGCAGAGTTATCGATGTCTATGTGGCGCCCGCCTCGGAAGACCTCGGCGGTCTCGCAAACCGGGTAGAGAAGGTGGTAGCCGGGGTAAAGCCACCCGAGAATGTGCGGGTGACACTGCGAGGTTCGGTTGAGGGCATGCGGGCCTCATTCCGCAGCTTCGCGATCGGCTTATTGTTGTCCATCATTCTGGTCTATCTGGTGTTGATGGCGCAGTTCGCCTCGTTCGTCGATCCCTTCATCATTTTGCTGGCAATTCCGCCGGGCATTACCGGCGTGATTGTTTTCCTCTTTATTACCCGCACGACAATGAATGTGATGTCGCTGATGGGAGTCGTGATGATGACCGGCATCGTGGTGTCGAACAGCATTCTGATCGTCGAGTTTACCCGCGAACAGCGCAAACACGGTATGCCGATTCGCGAAGCCGTCGCAACTGCCTGCCGTATCCGCCTTCGCCCGGTCTTGATGACCTCCCTGGCTACCATCCTCGGTCTGATTCCGATGGCCTTGGCTTTAGGCGCAGGCAGCGAGCAGTATGCTCCACTGGCGCGCTCTATCATCGGCGGATTGACGGTTTCGGTGGTGATAACCGTATTCCTTGTACCTGCAGCCTATCTGCTGATTCATCGCAAGGAGGAGCCTTCGGCTCAACCGCAGGCATGA
- a CDS encoding TolC family protein: MRRTDFLLVIAMFCHSAFCDAWAQSPAPPQIPASAPGQVPAPAPAQAPTPPPAQVPPPPGQIPAPQRLTLHDAEALALKNNPQITVARLNALASEQVVRQTRAGLLPTAVVNLTGVDAEENSRIAAGALNNPVLFSRAASGAFLSQLITDFGRSTNLLSSSKLRAKAEDQNALATAQQIGLAVDQAFYQVLQTAALVKVAAQTVSERQTVVDRVQALTQAKLKSDLDLSFAQVDLAQSKLLLLEAQNNYNSAQAALSAILGFPSLQNFELVEEDTGFPAPPPDVNSLIAEALQKRPDVAALAYGYQASQKFWDAERDLMRPTVSALATIGSVPFDTGNVPSWWGGAGVNVSIPVFNGFLFNARAHEAELASQADNQRLLDLRNRVARDVRTAWLDLNRTYSQLDVTRQLQQQAGLALDLAQTRYDLGLGSIVEFSQAELQKTQADISNTNARYQYRYAQARLRYELGEH; encoded by the coding sequence ATGAGAAGAACTGACTTCCTGCTGGTGATTGCCATGTTCTGCCATAGCGCATTTTGCGATGCCTGGGCACAATCTCCCGCTCCGCCACAGATTCCTGCTTCCGCTCCGGGACAGGTCCCAGCGCCCGCTCCTGCGCAAGCTCCTACACCACCTCCCGCACAGGTTCCACCCCCTCCCGGACAGATTCCGGCACCACAACGGCTGACCCTGCATGATGCCGAGGCCCTGGCGCTCAAAAACAATCCCCAAATCACCGTTGCTCGGCTCAATGCGCTCGCTTCCGAGCAGGTGGTTCGCCAGACGCGCGCTGGACTTCTGCCCACTGCGGTCGTCAACCTAACCGGCGTGGATGCGGAAGAAAACAGCCGCATCGCTGCCGGTGCATTGAACAATCCTGTTCTCTTCAGCCGCGCTGCTTCTGGAGCCTTTCTGTCCCAACTGATTACCGACTTCGGCCGCAGCACCAACCTGCTCTCCAGTTCGAAGCTGCGCGCCAAGGCCGAAGATCAAAACGCGCTGGCTACGGCGCAGCAGATTGGCCTTGCCGTAGACCAGGCGTTCTATCAGGTACTGCAGACAGCGGCATTGGTGAAGGTGGCAGCGCAGACAGTCTCGGAACGGCAGACTGTGGTAGACCGCGTCCAGGCGTTAACCCAGGCCAAACTCAAATCCGACTTGGATCTGAGTTTTGCCCAGGTCGATCTGGCCCAATCCAAGCTCCTCCTCCTGGAAGCGCAAAACAACTACAACTCCGCCCAGGCTGCGCTGTCGGCGATTCTTGGTTTCCCGTCGCTGCAGAATTTCGAACTAGTGGAGGAAGACACAGGTTTCCCTGCGCCCCCGCCCGATGTTAATAGCCTGATCGCCGAAGCATTGCAGAAGCGTCCCGATGTCGCTGCTCTGGCCTACGGCTACCAGGCATCACAGAAATTTTGGGATGCGGAGCGCGATCTCATGCGTCCTACGGTGAGCGCCTTGGCGACCATTGGCTCGGTCCCCTTTGATACTGGCAACGTACCTAGTTGGTGGGGCGGCGCCGGCGTGAATGTCAGTATTCCGGTATTCAATGGTTTCCTGTTCAATGCGCGCGCGCACGAGGCGGAATTGGCTTCGCAAGCCGACAACCAGAGGCTGCTGGATCTGCGCAACCGCGTCGCTCGCGATGTGCGCACCGCCTGGCTGGATTTGAACCGGACCTATAGCCAGCTCGACGTGACCCGCCAGTTACAGCAGCAAGCCGGGCTTGCTCTGGATCTGGCTCAAACTCGCTACGACCTCGGCCTGGGTTCCATCGTGGAGTTCAGCCAGGCCGAATTACAGAAGACCCAGGCCGATATCAGCAACACCAATGCTCGATATCAGTACCGCTACGCCCAGGCTCGACTGCGCTACGAACTGGGTGAGCACTGA